The candidate division KSB1 bacterium genome contains the following window.
TCATCTGATCGTCAGCATAAACTTTCATGACAAAATCCGGATGAAATCCTTTTCTGACAGCCACTGAATCTCGATTCATATGAATGCCCTCGACATAAGCGCTCACCAATACACTCCTTATTTTATTCGCTTCGTCATTTATTAGCAGCCTGTTCCACGGCACATGAAGATAGGAAAATTGACAAAATAAAAATACCGATAAAATAGCTTTTTACTTTCATAAAAATAGCTCCTATTTATTTTTTATTCTTTTTGGTAAACTATCTTCCCACCTACAATCGTATATAACACTTCAGTATCGAGAATTTTATCGGGCTCGATCTCCAACAGGTTTTGCGATAACACGGCCAAATCAGCCAACTTACCGACCGTTATAGAGCCTTTAATATCCTCTTCAAAATTGGCATAGGCTGTATTTAAGGTATAAGCTCTGATTGCATCTTCCATGCTGATCCGTTCATCCGGAAACCAACCTTCCGGCGGTGTGCCTTTGACCGTCTTCCGCGTCACCGCAGCATAAATGCCCAACATAGGGTTGATGGGATATTCCGCTGCTGAGGTGCCGGGCCAGTCGGTGCCAAAGGATAGAACAGCGCCGCTTTCCTGAATACTCTTGAACGCATACGCGCCTTTACAGCGCTCGTGGCCGATACGCTCTTCCATCCAGCGCATATCGTCGCTTAAATGAAAGGGCTGCATTTCGGCGACGATGCCCAATTCACCCAGGCGCGGAAAGCTTTTGGGCGCTATTACCTGGGCGTGAACCAGGCGAAACCGTCGGTCCTTTTCACCGTTTTGTGCATTCAATTCTTCCAAATAATCCATCAATAAATCATTGGCCTGGTCACCGATGGCATGTACGGTCAACTGCAAACCTGCTTTGTCGGCATCCAGCATATATTTGACGAATTTGCCTTCGACAAAATTGCCGTCATCATCCACCATAAGCTGGCGCCAGCGACCGCGATTGCTGGGGCTGTTTGAATAAGGCTCGAAGAAGCGAGCGGAGCTGGTTCCCATAATGCCATCGATGTGCCCTTTCAATGATCCAAAACGGATCCATTCGTCGCCACTGCCTATTTTAATTCCCTGCTCTTGCAGCTCACTCCAGCGATCTAGAAAATAGCGAAAATGGATACGGCAGGTCAGCTCTCCGCCTTTGCGCAATTCGCGGTAAATTTCCAACTGCTCATCATCCGACATATCACTGACATTGGTGACGCCAAATTTACGGATTTCCGCAAGCGCCCGCCGGGTTTGCTGCAGACGGCGCTCATGAGAAAAATTCCTGGGTATGAAATCTGCAAAGAGGCTACTGGCTGCCCGACCACGAATGATTCCCGTAAAGTTTCCCTGCAGATTCCGGAGAAACTCAACTTCCGGATTTTTGGGATTAACAGGATCGAGTCCGGCTGCTGCCATTGCACCTGCGTTAACAGCAAATTCGCTGTTATCGAATTTGCGAATGAACATGGGGTTATCTTTAGTTATCTCCTTTACCAGTGACATATCCGGGGCAAAAGACTCCCGACTCTCACTGCCGACACTGGCAACCGCCCACTGATCGTAAGCGCCCCAGTAACCTCCGAGGATCCAGTCTCCATTCGGCAGGTTTTCAACAACCTGTTTAACGCGGTTGACGAACTCATCCTGATTGAAAACCGCCATAATATTGAATTCGAGAAAACGGGCTGCCGAGGCAAAGTGCACATGATTGTCGTTAAACCCGGGAACGACAAATTCGCCATTCAAATCGATTAATTGGGTGTTTGCGCCCTGCAATGGCAGGACTTCTTCATCCGAACCCACCGCGATAAATTTGCCATCCTGAATGGCAACCGCTTCAGCGCGAGGGTTCTTTTCATCAACCGTCCAGATAGTGGCATTGTGCACAATCAGATCTGGCTCCTTGGTTTGGGAACAACCTGAGATGAAAACTATGATTAAACTTAAAATAATGAACACTACCGTAAACATCCGTTTCATGTAGCCTCCTTTTGGTTATTTTTAATTATCACAAAAACTGAGTTTTTTTAATAAACAAGAGTTTATTTGCTAAGTATTATTCTTTTCTAAAGTTAAAAATGAATTCCCATCCTCACTTAAAAACTCAGTTTTTAAGCTATCTATGGAAAAAACCGACCCATGCTTATTCTCTCACCTTCAAGTGTTGTGTAACCACCCAATAAATTGGCGGTTAAACATGAATGAACCGGCAATACGTACAGTGTATCACCGATGTTGATTTGATTAAAAAAATGGCTGTCGGTTTTAACAGTTCCATGTTCCTGGGAAAGACCAGCAACAGTTGTATTTGCTACAATTTGTCCCCAGCCTTTTTCATTTGGAGTGCAAATTCTACCGAAGATTTTGTTTTCATTGTCAAATATGTAGTCCTTGGAAAGATGAACAGCGCCGCAATATAAAATGATCTCATTTCGATTGGGATGTTTGGCAACGACCGGGCAGGCAAGCGCGACTGCAATTTCCTCTTCTAAACAGGAACCGATTCCAAGCTGCATTACATCATAAAAAACAAAATTGCCGGGCCGGATCTCATCCACATCACCAAAGTCATCTATGATGCTGCAACCCGGTGTGTCGCCTATCGAAATTTCTACGTTGTCGAATTTTTCTTTTAATTCATTGCGAACCTGGTTCATTGCCAGGATCG
Protein-coding sequences here:
- a CDS encoding amidohydrolase; translated protein: MKRMFTVVFIILSLIIVFISGCSQTKEPDLIVHNATIWTVDEKNPRAEAVAIQDGKFIAVGSDEEVLPLQGANTQLIDLNGEFVVPGFNDNHVHFASAARFLEFNIMAVFNQDEFVNRVKQVVENLPNGDWILGGYWGAYDQWAVASVGSESRESFAPDMSLVKEITKDNPMFIRKFDNSEFAVNAGAMAAAGLDPVNPKNPEVEFLRNLQGNFTGIIRGRAASSLFADFIPRNFSHERRLQQTRRALAEIRKFGVTNVSDMSDDEQLEIYRELRKGGELTCRIHFRYFLDRWSELQEQGIKIGSGDEWIRFGSLKGHIDGIMGTSSARFFEPYSNSPSNRGRWRQLMVDDDGNFVEGKFVKYMLDADKAGLQLTVHAIGDQANDLLMDYLEELNAQNGEKDRRFRLVHAQVIAPKSFPRLGELGIVAEMQPFHLSDDMRWMEERIGHERCKGAYAFKSIQESGAVLSFGTDWPGTSAAEYPINPMLGIYAAVTRKTVKGTPPEGWFPDERISMEDAIRAYTLNTAYANFEEDIKGSITVGKLADLAVLSQNLLEIEPDKILDTEVLYTIVGGKIVYQKE